One Algibacter sp. L3A6 genomic region harbors:
- a CDS encoding NADH:ubiquinone reductase (Na(+)-transporting) subunit D: MGLLSKKDAKLITDPLADNNPITIQVLGICSALAITAELKASIVMAVSVMAVLAIGNVVISLMRNIIPSKIRIIVQLVVVAALVIIVDQVLKAFAYELSKTLSVFVGLIITNCIIMGRFEAFALANKPWRSFLDGIGNAAGYGLILIIVGFFRELLGSGTLLGFKVLGDPIEKTGLYAIGYENNGFMLLSPMALIVVGIIIWIQRSRNTALVEDH; the protein is encoded by the coding sequence ATGGGACTTTTATCAAAAAAAGACGCCAAGTTAATCACTGATCCATTAGCAGATAATAACCCAATTACTATTCAAGTACTTGGTATTTGTTCTGCTTTAGCAATTACTGCTGAGTTAAAAGCATCTATTGTAATGGCTGTTTCAGTAATGGCCGTATTAGCGATAGGGAATGTTGTTATTTCTTTAATGAGGAATATTATTCCTTCTAAAATTAGAATTATTGTTCAATTGGTAGTTGTTGCCGCTTTGGTAATTATAGTTGATCAAGTACTAAAAGCTTTCGCTTACGAGTTAAGTAAAACACTTTCTGTATTTGTTGGTTTAATTATTACTAACTGTATCATTATGGGACGTTTTGAGGCTTTTGCATTAGCAAATAAACCTTGGAGATCTTTTCTAGATGGTATTGGGAATGCAGCTGGTTACGGTTTAATTTTAATTATTGTTGGATTCTTTAGAGAACTTTTAGGTTCTGGTACTTTATTAGGATTTAAAGTATTAGGTGATCCAATCGAAAAAACAGGATTATATGCTATTGGTTATGAGAATAACGGTTTTATGTTATTATCACCAATGGCCTTAATAGTAGTTGGAATAATTATCTGGATACAACGTAGCAGAAATACAGCATTAGTAGAAGATCATTAA
- the nqrE gene encoding NADH:ubiquinone reductase (Na(+)-transporting) subunit E encodes MEYIELFFKSIFIDNMVFATFLGMCSYLAVSKKVSTAVGLGAAVIFVLAITVPLNWLLDQYLLQPGALSWLGEEYASYDLSFLSFIMFIATIATMVQLVEIVVEKFSPSLYNSLGIFLPLIAVNCAILGGSLFMQSREIPTLGLATVYGVGSGIGWFLAILAIAAIREKIRYSNVPPALRGLGITFIITGLMAIGFMSFGGMLTGGDEEAPKEETTAKVDSSKDNKEVLANNIKVNE; translated from the coding sequence ATGGAATATATAGAGTTATTTTTCAAATCAATATTTATCGACAACATGGTATTTGCCACGTTCTTAGGGATGTGTTCTTACCTTGCGGTATCTAAAAAAGTAAGTACAGCTGTTGGTTTAGGAGCAGCCGTAATTTTTGTATTAGCGATTACCGTGCCTTTAAACTGGTTGTTAGATCAGTATTTATTGCAACCAGGTGCTTTATCTTGGTTAGGTGAAGAGTATGCTAGTTACGATTTAAGTTTCCTATCATTCATCATGTTCATTGCAACTATTGCAACCATGGTACAATTAGTAGAAATAGTGGTAGAGAAGTTCTCACCATCATTATACAATTCATTAGGTATCTTTTTACCATTAATTGCAGTAAACTGTGCTATTTTAGGGGGATCATTATTTATGCAATCTCGTGAAATACCAACTTTAGGTTTAGCTACAGTTTACGGTGTAGGGTCTGGAATTGGATGGTTTTTAGCTATTTTGGCTATTGCAGCTATCCGTGAAAAAATTAGATATTCAAATGTACCACCTGCATTAAGAGGCTTAGGTATAACATTCATCATTACTGGTTTAATGGCGATTGGATTCATGAGTTTTGGAGGTATGTTAACTGGAGGTGATGAAGAAGCACCAAAGGAGGAAACAACTGCAAAAGTAGATTCTTCAAAGGATAACAAAGAAGTGTTAGCTAACAACATAAAAGTAAATGAGTAA
- the nqrF gene encoding NADH:ubiquinone reductase (Na(+)-transporting) subunit F has translation MILAASTIGTIGVTVIAFLIILLLLVGLLLVVKQKLSPSGPVKITINGEKEIEVASGASLLSTLGNSKIFLPSACGGGGTCIQCECHVNSGGGEALPTEVPHFTRKELQHGARLACQVKVKQDMDITIPEEVFGIKKWEAVVVRNYNVASFIKEFVVEIPEDMGYKAGGYIQIEIPPCEVKYSDMDITAHPEEHETPDKFQAEWDKFKLWPLVMKNTETIERAYSMASYPAEGREIMLNVRVACPPFDRAKGGWMDVNPGIASSFIFNQKPGDKVTISGPYGEFFINESESEMLYVGGGAGMAPMRSHLYHLFKTLKTGRKVTYWYGGRSKRELFYLDHFYELEKEFPNFKFYLALSEPMEEDNWKVKETVDSPGDGFVGFIHNCVIDNYLSLHESPEDIELYFCGPPLMNKAVQKMGEDFGIPDEHIRFDDFGG, from the coding sequence ATGATATTAGCCGCAAGTACAATAGGAACAATTGGAGTAACAGTAATTGCTTTTTTAATCATTTTACTTTTACTCGTTGGTTTATTATTAGTTGTAAAACAAAAACTATCACCATCGGGACCTGTAAAGATTACCATTAATGGTGAAAAAGAAATCGAAGTTGCTTCTGGAGCAAGTTTACTTTCAACTTTAGGAAATTCTAAAATATTTTTACCATCTGCCTGTGGTGGTGGTGGAACTTGTATTCAATGTGAATGTCACGTAAATTCTGGTGGAGGTGAAGCTTTACCAACGGAAGTACCTCACTTTACAAGAAAAGAATTACAACATGGTGCACGTTTAGCTTGTCAAGTTAAAGTGAAACAAGATATGGATATCACCATTCCTGAAGAAGTATTCGGAATTAAGAAATGGGAGGCTGTTGTAGTTCGTAACTATAACGTAGCATCGTTTATTAAGGAGTTTGTTGTTGAAATCCCTGAAGACATGGGTTACAAAGCAGGTGGGTATATTCAAATTGAAATACCTCCATGTGAAGTAAAATATTCTGATATGGATATTACAGCACACCCTGAAGAACACGAAACTCCAGACAAATTTCAAGCAGAATGGGATAAGTTCAAACTTTGGCCATTGGTTATGAAGAATACCGAGACAATAGAGCGTGCTTACTCTATGGCTTCTTACCCTGCAGAAGGAAGAGAAATCATGTTAAACGTACGTGTGGCTTGTCCTCCGTTCGATCGTGCCAAAGGTGGCTGGATGGATGTAAATCCAGGAATCGCATCGTCTTTCATTTTTAACCAAAAACCAGGAGACAAAGTAACTATTTCTGGACCTTACGGTGAATTCTTCATCAATGAGTCTGAGAGTGAAATGCTTTACGTTGGTGGTGGTGCAGGTATGGCACCAATGCGTTCTCATTTATATCACTTATTCAAAACCTTAAAAACAGGTCGTAAAGTAACATATTGGTATGGTGGACGTTCTAAACGTGAGTTATTCTATTTAGATCATTTTTACGAGTTAGAAAAAGAGTTCCCGAACTTTAAATTCTACTTAGCATTATCTGAGCCAATGGAAGAAGATAACTGGAAAGTAAAAGAAACTGTAGATTCACCAGGAGACGGTTTTGTTGGATTTATTCACAACTGTGTTATTGATAACTATTTATCATTACATGAGTCACCAGAAGATATAGAATTATACTTCTGTGGACCACCGTTAATGAATAAAGCAGTTCAAAAAATGGGTGAAGATTTCGGAATCCCTGATGAGCATATTAGATTTGATGATTTTGGAGGATAA
- a CDS encoding response regulator codes for MRILFIDDDKATNFLNKHIAKKNANVSSTVLVDSAFDAIDYLEKQIVNPQDRPDIIFLDINMPAMNGWEFLDVFYKIDSGLIKDIDIVILSSSDDPSDINQFKSRNTLLDFVKKPLDSKLFNDVLLKLSS; via the coding sequence TTGAGAATTTTATTCATCGATGATGATAAGGCGACCAATTTTTTAAATAAACATATCGCTAAAAAAAACGCTAACGTTAGTTCTACTGTATTAGTAGATAGCGCTTTTGATGCTATAGACTACCTTGAGAAGCAAATAGTAAACCCGCAGGATAGACCTGATATTATTTTTTTAGATATTAATATGCCTGCTATGAATGGCTGGGAATTTTTAGATGTATTTTATAAAATAGATTCAGGATTAATCAAGGATATTGACATAGTTATTTTGTCATCCTCAGATGACCCTAGTGATATAAATCAATTTAAAAGTCGTAATACACTTTTAGATTTTGTGAAGAAACCATTAGATTCAAAATTATTCAATGATGTTTTATTGAAGCTAAGTAGTTAA
- a CDS encoding YfiR/HmsC family protein, giving the protein MDGVIRMLNNYFKYLIDDMRLAMVAFKNTAIWFPKYVGLFLCMFLFTLISYGQDIKNDKVTSVDEQRAVMVLNLTEEVKWSKISQITTFKIGVMGPDTIKNSLSKISKNRRIFEKLIQVDRINKLEDIKNYNVVYVNSTYEYLLKSILEESKGLEVLIITEGYPTNSSMINMVQVDDSYKYDINRKYIREAKLKITPILAGHAVTSKEIKESLYKKTEQKLYIATRENKEQKKIIESQIKTIGNQINAINEKDEVIYIKDYSLKTLAMDSELKAKQLAENLNLERELEKRLDEQINQIINQQNEIDSVNNEILNHKRTLEIQTSNIKEKTAILEEKNIIIDTQRKHNIILSILSGLLFIACLSLLFAYVKNKKLNIRLSIQHKEIKKQSTLLTSKNKELEQFAYIASHDLQEPLNTVSSFIDVLSEDYHNQFDEDGQQILGFIKEGSVRMKKLIDALLQYSRLGRTKVFEDVNCMPLLDVLTADLQSTIKNTEAEISYKDLPIIKGNEVELRLLFQNLITNGIKFRDPNVKPRINIECTEISEGEETDNGAEKYWKFSVTDNGIGIAKEYQDRVFAIFQRLHSRLEYEGSGIGLAHCKKIVESHSGKIWFTSEKGMGTTFCFSLPMSA; this is encoded by the coding sequence TTGGATGGAGTAATTAGAATGCTAAACAATTATTTTAAATATTTAATTGACGATATGCGCTTAGCTATGGTCGCTTTTAAAAACACTGCTATTTGGTTTCCAAAGTATGTTGGTTTATTCCTGTGTATGTTTTTATTTACCTTAATATCTTATGGGCAGGATATAAAAAATGATAAGGTTACTTCTGTAGATGAGCAGCGCGCTGTTATGGTTTTAAATTTAACAGAAGAAGTTAAATGGTCTAAAATATCTCAAATTACTACCTTTAAAATTGGGGTTATGGGACCCGATACTATTAAAAATAGCTTATCCAAAATTTCTAAAAACAGAAGAATATTTGAAAAACTTATTCAAGTAGATCGAATAAATAAACTTGAAGATATAAAAAATTATAATGTTGTTTATGTAAATAGCACCTACGAGTATTTATTAAAATCTATTTTAGAAGAAAGTAAGGGGCTGGAAGTACTAATTATTACCGAAGGCTATCCAACAAATTCCTCGATGATTAACATGGTACAAGTAGACGATAGCTATAAATATGATATAAACCGAAAGTACATAAGAGAAGCCAAGCTGAAAATCACACCAATACTTGCAGGTCATGCTGTAACTTCCAAAGAAATTAAAGAATCTCTCTATAAAAAAACGGAGCAAAAACTTTACATCGCTACTAGGGAAAATAAAGAGCAGAAGAAGATTATTGAAAGTCAAATAAAAACAATTGGTAATCAAATTAATGCTATTAATGAAAAGGATGAAGTTATTTATATTAAAGATTATTCCTTAAAAACACTAGCTATGGATAGTGAGTTAAAAGCAAAACAATTAGCCGAAAACCTTAATTTAGAAAGAGAGTTAGAAAAAAGGTTAGACGAACAAATTAATCAAATAATTAATCAACAAAATGAGATAGATTCTGTAAATAATGAAATTTTGAATCATAAAAGAACATTAGAAATTCAAACGAGTAACATAAAGGAAAAAACGGCCATATTAGAAGAGAAGAATATTATAATTGATACACAACGAAAGCATAATATCATCTTATCGATATTATCTGGTTTGCTATTTATCGCTTGCTTATCGTTACTATTTGCTTATGTTAAAAATAAAAAATTAAACATTCGCTTAAGTATTCAGCATAAAGAAATAAAAAAGCAATCTACCTTATTAACATCAAAAAATAAGGAATTAGAGCAATTCGCTTATATCGCAAGTCACGATTTACAAGAACCTTTGAATACTGTTTCTAGTTTTATTGATGTTTTAAGCGAAGATTATCATAACCAATTTGATGAAGATGGCCAGCAGATTTTAGGCTTCATCAAAGAGGGGAGTGTTCGTATGAAAAAGTTAATAGATGCGCTCTTACAATATTCTAGATTAGGTAGAACTAAAGTTTTTGAAGATGTTAATTGCATGCCGTTGTTAGATGTTTTAACGGCAGATTTACAGAGCACAATAAAAAATACTGAAGCAGAAATTAGTTATAAAGATTTGCCAATTATAAAAGGTAATGAAGTTGAGTTACGTTTACTCTTTCAAAACTTAATTACAAATGGTATTAAATTTAGAGACCCTAATGTAAAACCAAGAATTAATATTGAATGTACCGAAATTTCAGAAGGAGAAGAGACTGATAATGGTGCTGAGAAGTATTGGAAGTTCTCGGTGACTGATAATGGTATTGGTATCGCTAAAGAGTATCAAGATCGGGTTTTTGCCATCTTTCAAAGGTTACATTCTAGATTAGAATACGAAGGCTCCGGAATTGGTTTAGCACATTGTAAAAAAATTGTAGAATCGCATTCTGGAAAAATATGGTTTACTTCAGAAAAAGGTATGGGCACCACATTTTGTTTTTCACTGCCTATGAGTGCGTAA
- a CDS encoding Na(+)-translocating NADH-quinone reductase subunit F, whose amino-acid sequence MSKALSKQELHNLAMNHVGKDLEHRGFEFIAINSKLKRHPQFVCMDKTKQYFFVIVRAVILPENPNNYDVVWMESFKKHARENDAKVLYAGVGIGSVKGESEPLYLNEEYLLEYNGIQVLETNLN is encoded by the coding sequence ATGAGCAAAGCATTATCAAAACAAGAACTTCATAATTTAGCCATGAACCATGTTGGTAAAGATTTAGAACACCGTGGTTTCGAGTTTATCGCTATAAATAGTAAACTAAAAAGACATCCGCAATTTGTTTGCATGGATAAAACTAAGCAGTATTTCTTTGTAATTGTGAGAGCAGTAATTCTTCCTGAAAATCCAAATAATTATGATGTGGTTTGGATGGAAAGCTTTAAAAAGCATGCAAGAGAAAATGATGCTAAAGTATTATATGCAGGCGTTGGAATTGGAAGTGTTAAAGGTGAAAGTGAACCACTTTATTTAAACGAAGAGTATTTATTGGAATATAACGGTATTCAGGTTTTAGAAACTAATTTAAATTAA
- a CDS encoding FAD:protein FMN transferase yields MNILKLVLCCLVISACKEKAPNKIITTAENTQLEGSVFGTFYQVTYDTDANYEAQLDSLFAVINTSMSTYIDNSDISKLNRNELIDVDHHFKTVFSNSEAIYKATNGAFDPTIGAVVNAWDFGPEGRITDLDSLKIDKLMQSVGLDKVSLKGNKIIKPEGTFIDFNAIAKGYGVDVVGEFLESKKVKNYLINIGGELRARGSNKASGKIWTVGVENPNFNGTQSINKVLSLKDKAMATSGTYRKFKVDANGNRYAHIIDTKTGYPSKTNLLSISVIADNCMTADAYATAFKAMGIERVKTFLEAHPELKVFLIFENDKKEFETLSLNGFGEN; encoded by the coding sequence ATGAATATATTAAAATTAGTACTCTGCTGTTTAGTGATTTCTGCTTGTAAAGAGAAAGCTCCTAATAAAATAATAACCACTGCGGAAAACACACAATTAGAAGGTTCCGTCTTCGGAACTTTTTACCAAGTAACTTACGATACAGATGCTAATTATGAAGCGCAACTCGATAGTTTATTTGCTGTAATTAATACATCAATGTCTACCTATATTGATAATTCTGATATTTCAAAACTCAACCGAAATGAGTTGATTGATGTTGATCATCATTTTAAAACAGTTTTTTCTAATTCCGAAGCTATTTATAAAGCGACTAATGGTGCTTTCGACCCCACTATTGGCGCTGTAGTAAATGCATGGGATTTTGGTCCGGAAGGAAGAATAACGGATTTAGACAGCCTTAAAATCGATAAGCTTATGCAATCTGTAGGGTTGGATAAAGTCTCTTTAAAAGGAAATAAAATTATTAAACCAGAAGGAACTTTTATTGATTTCAATGCTATAGCAAAAGGCTATGGCGTGGATGTGGTTGGAGAATTTCTTGAAAGTAAAAAAGTTAAAAATTATTTAATCAATATTGGTGGAGAATTACGAGCAAGAGGTTCTAATAAAGCCAGTGGAAAGATTTGGACAGTAGGTGTAGAGAACCCCAATTTTAACGGAACCCAATCTATTAATAAAGTACTTTCTTTAAAAGATAAAGCGATGGCAACATCTGGTACTTATAGAAAATTTAAGGTAGATGCTAATGGTAACCGCTATGCACATATTATTGATACAAAAACGGGTTATCCGAGTAAAACGAACCTGTTAAGCATTTCTGTAATTGCAGATAATTGCATGACGGCAGATGCTTATGCTACCGCATTTAAAGCTATGGGAATAGAAAGGGTAAAGACTTTTTTAGAAGCGCATCCTGAATTAAAAGTGTTCCTAATATTTGAAAATGATAAAAAAGAGTTTGAAACGTTGAGTTTGAATGGCTTTGGGGAAAATTAA
- a CDS encoding DUF423 domain-containing protein — protein sequence MTQSIILATGAVFGMLSVIFGAFGAHALKKILSADQLQSFEVGVKYQMYHAILLVALGLNPEYVTMPIYWCFTIGIVLFSFSIYGLILSDARGKKLKFLGPITPLGGLLLVTGWLLLCIAAF from the coding sequence ATGACACAATCTATTATACTTGCAACAGGTGCCGTTTTTGGTATGTTATCTGTAATTTTTGGTGCTTTTGGAGCGCATGCTTTAAAAAAAATACTATCTGCAGACCAATTACAAAGTTTTGAAGTTGGAGTAAAATACCAAATGTATCATGCCATTCTGTTAGTTGCTTTGGGTTTGAATCCTGAATATGTAACGATGCCAATTTATTGGTGCTTTACCATTGGTATCGTATTGTTTTCTTTTAGTATTTATGGATTAATACTATCGGATGCTCGAGGTAAGAAGTTGAAATTTCTGGGACCTATCACACCATTAGGAGGCTTACTTTTAGTAACCGGTTGGTTGCTTTTGTGCATTGCTGCTTTCTAA
- a CDS encoding class I SAM-dependent methyltransferase yields MKKLFKLILNTIPRPLLIRLSYIIRPVLAFFLRGNTFTDPIDGKGFKSFLPYGYGQQRNNVLSPSTLSLERHRLLWLYLKNETDFFSSEKKVLHFAPEQCFLKRFRKLKNLNYTTTDLLSPIADVKADICDLPFEDNSYNIIFCNHVLEHIPDDTKAMQELYRVLKPGGMGVFQIPQDLSRATTFEDDTITDKAERAKIFGQYDHVRVYGRDYFDKLRSIGFKVDEVDYTANLSAEAIKEYCLAPGEIIPVVYK; encoded by the coding sequence TTGAAAAAACTTTTCAAACTTATATTGAATACCATTCCGAGACCTTTATTAATAAGGTTAAGCTATATTATTCGTCCGGTTTTAGCTTTCTTTTTAAGAGGAAATACTTTTACCGACCCTATAGACGGAAAGGGTTTTAAAAGTTTTTTACCATACGGTTATGGGCAACAACGCAATAATGTTTTATCGCCTTCTACTTTAAGTTTAGAGCGCCATAGATTGCTTTGGCTTTATCTAAAAAATGAAACCGACTTCTTTTCTTCGGAAAAAAAAGTGCTTCATTTTGCTCCCGAACAATGTTTTTTGAAGCGCTTTAGAAAATTAAAAAACTTAAATTATACTACTACCGATTTGCTATCGCCTATTGCTGATGTAAAAGCTGATATTTGCGATTTACCTTTTGAAGATAATAGTTACAATATTATTTTTTGTAATCATGTTCTAGAGCATATTCCAGATGACACCAAAGCCATGCAAGAGCTTTACCGTGTGCTTAAACCCGGTGGAATGGGAGTTTTTCAAATTCCTCAAGATTTATCTAGAGCTACTACTTTTGAAGATGATACTATTACCGACAAAGCAGAACGTGCTAAAATATTCGGACAGTATGATCATGTTCGTGTTTATGGCCGAGATTATTTTGATAAGCTACGCAGCATAGGTTTTAAAGTAGATGAAGTAGATTATACCGCAAACCTTTCCGCGGAAGCGATAAAAGAATACTGCTTAGCTCCAGGTGAAATTATTCCTGTAGTTTATAAATAA
- a CDS encoding DUF3050 domain-containing protein, whose protein sequence is MNTSIKSIELALKPLREKLNSHKLYSDLASVRDIKTFMEQHVFAVWDFMSLLKALQNHLTNTSVPWTPVKHPSTARFINEIVLGEESDVNELGEPYSHFEMYLDAMQQIGASTADIDKFIKNIVAGASVSDALTALNLPKETQAFVDFSFKTIATNAPHKIAAAFTFGREDVIPDMFFQIIKQSEQKHKASYSKLTYYLERHIELDGDEHGPLSLKMVEELCQNDSQKWDDVLETAQDALKYRIALWDGISNLISSTEALED, encoded by the coding sequence ATGAATACATCCATAAAATCTATTGAACTCGCACTAAAACCGTTGCGAGAAAAACTCAATTCGCATAAATTATACAGTGATTTAGCTTCGGTTAGAGATATTAAAACCTTTATGGAACAGCATGTTTTTGCTGTTTGGGATTTTATGAGTTTGCTAAAAGCGCTTCAAAATCATTTAACTAACACATCAGTACCTTGGACCCCTGTAAAGCACCCTTCTACGGCCCGTTTTATAAATGAAATTGTTCTAGGTGAAGAAAGTGATGTTAACGAGCTAGGCGAGCCTTACAGTCATTTTGAAATGTACTTAGATGCCATGCAACAAATTGGAGCAAGCACGGCAGACATAGATAAATTTATAAAAAATATAGTAGCTGGCGCTTCAGTTTCTGATGCACTAACTGCTTTAAATTTACCAAAAGAAACTCAAGCTTTTGTAGATTTCTCTTTTAAAACCATTGCTACTAATGCACCGCATAAAATTGCTGCTGCTTTTACCTTCGGAAGAGAAGATGTAATTCCTGATATGTTTTTTCAAATTATTAAACAATCGGAACAAAAACACAAAGCCTCTTACAGTAAACTTACTTATTATTTGGAGCGCCATATAGAATTAGATGGTGATGAGCATGGACCGTTATCTTTAAAAATGGTTGAAGAATTATGCCAAAACGATTCTCAAAAATGGGATGATGTTTTAGAAACTGCACAAGATGCACTAAAATATCGTATTGCGCTTTGGGATGGCATTTCAAACTTAATTTCATCAACAGAAGCTCTAGAAGATTAA
- the map gene encoding type I methionyl aminopeptidase — MIVIKTKEEIELMRESALIVSKTLGEVAKALKPGVTTLQLDKIAEEHIRDHGAIPGFLGLYDFPNTLCMSPNTQVVHGIPNNTPLVEGDIISIDCGALKNGFYGDHAYTFAVGEIAPETEKLLQVTKESLYVGIREFKANNRVGDVGYAIQKHCEDHGYGVVRELVGHGLGAKMHEDPEMPNYGKRGRGKKFVDGMVVAIEPMINLGTHRIKQHRDGWTITTLDEKPSAHFEHDVALVDGKPELLSTFAYIYDALGIVSNEEDEFRQNALVL; from the coding sequence ATGATAGTAATAAAAACAAAAGAAGAAATTGAATTAATGCGCGAAAGTGCCTTAATAGTATCTAAAACATTAGGCGAAGTTGCCAAGGCATTAAAGCCAGGTGTAACAACGCTTCAACTTGATAAAATTGCCGAAGAACATATTAGAGACCATGGTGCTATACCTGGTTTTTTAGGTCTTTACGATTTCCCGAACACGCTTTGCATGAGTCCGAATACTCAAGTAGTACATGGTATTCCTAATAATACACCTTTAGTTGAAGGCGATATTATTTCGATAGATTGTGGTGCTTTAAAAAACGGATTTTATGGCGATCACGCTTACACTTTTGCAGTAGGAGAAATTGCTCCTGAAACAGAAAAACTACTTCAAGTTACTAAAGAATCTTTATACGTTGGTATTCGCGAATTTAAGGCAAATAACCGTGTGGGCGATGTTGGTTATGCCATTCAAAAACATTGTGAAGATCATGGTTATGGTGTAGTTCGCGAATTAGTTGGTCATGGATTGGGTGCAAAAATGCACGAAGATCCAGAAATGCCAAACTATGGTAAACGCGGTAGAGGTAAAAAGTTTGTTGACGGTATGGTAGTTGCCATAGAGCCAATGATAAATTTAGGTACTCACCGTATTAAACAACATAGAGACGGCTGGACAATTACAACTTTAGACGAAAAACCATCGGCACATTTTGAACACGACGTAGCTTTAGTAGACGGTAAACCTGAGTTACTTTCAACTTTTGCTTACATTTATGATGCTTTAGGTATAGTTTCTAACGAAGAAGATGAATTTCGCCAAAACGCATTAGTACTTTAA
- a CDS encoding BT0820 family HAD-type phosphatase, whose translation MNFNNTKIIAVDFDGTIVEDAYPKIGKPMIFAFETLKKLQQEGHRLILWTYRCGSRLDEAVAFCEENGISFYAINNSFSGEEYTSDISRKINADIFIDDRSIGGFIGWGEVYQILTNETPVIPKQKKGFFSFLK comes from the coding sequence ATGAATTTTAATAACACAAAAATAATTGCTGTCGATTTTGATGGCACGATAGTAGAAGATGCTTATCCTAAAATAGGAAAGCCTATGATATTTGCTTTCGAAACCTTAAAAAAGTTACAACAAGAAGGGCATCGTTTAATTTTATGGACCTACAGATGTGGTAGTAGATTAGACGAAGCCGTTGCTTTTTGTGAAGAAAACGGTATCAGTTTTTATGCTATAAACAATAGTTTTTCTGGTGAAGAATATACTAGTGATATTAGTAGAAAAATTAATGCTGATATTTTTATTGACGACAGAAGCATTGGTGGCTTTATTGGTTGGGGAGAAGTTTATCAAATACTTACCAACGAAACACCAGTAATTCCAAAACAGAAAAAAGGCTTTTTTAGCTTCTTGAAATAG